The sequence TCTTCCACATCCCCTCCCAGAACCGCCTGGGGTGCTTCCCGCTCCCGAAGACGTTCGGATTCTTGCCGACGAGCTCTTCCTTCGAGTACCCGCTCGCCTTCTCGAAGGCCGGGTTGACGTAGACGATCCGGCCGTTCGGATCGGTGATCTCGATGGGGTTTACGGTGAAATGAGCGATGTTGGAGAAGCGGAGCAAATCGAGCTCCTTCCGCTTCTCTTCCGAGACATCGCGCCCTGTCAGGACGCGGCGATCCTCCCCTCCCCCGCCCGGAGAATAACACCCCACGGTGAAGTCGACGCTTGTCCCGGATCCGTCCGACGCCCTGAGGAGGATTTCCGCCTGCCGGAGCCCGCGGCCGGCGAGAGTGTCCGACAGGGCGTGCATCATCCGGTCGCGCTCGGCGGGCATGCACCAGTCGTAGAACGACGATCCGATCAGCGATTTTCCGGGGGCTTTCAACACGTCCGATGTACGCCGGTTGACCTGAAGAATCGATCCCTCCGGCGACACGACAAGAATCAGATTCGGGGACGCGTCGAGGAAATCCTGCGGAAGGAGGGTTTTCCCCCGCGCAGCATTCTTCGGACGGGGCTTTATCATTTTCATTCGGGCCAGCTTGCGCGCTCCAGCAAAAATGTCGCCGCAATGTAGCGATTTCGCCGATGATTTTCCCGCAACCCCGAATTGTCGTACTGTCTCAATTTCACCAAACATGTCATCCTGAGGGAGCGGAGCGACCGAAGGATCTCGTCTTTCCTATCTGCAAGATCCTTCGCTTCGCTCAGGATGACACAATAAGACACTACCCCATGTGTGGGTAATAATTCAGTTTAGTCCTCAGACCGTCCGGGAATAGAGGGGCGTTCGCTGCCGGTCCTCCAGGAGATACGCGTCGAAACACATCGCAATATTGCGGAGGAACAACCTGCCCGGCGACGTCACGGTGAGAAGTTCCGGCGTCCTCGTCACGAGGCCGTCGTCGATGAGGGGACGGAGTTTTTCCAGGGCTTCGCGGAAGTATTCGTCAAAGTGGATTTCAAATTCCTTTCCGAGGCGGACGGTATCGAGCTGAAGATCGCACATCAGTCTCATGATCACGGACTTCCTGAGCTGATCGTCCGGGGTCATCCGGTATCCGACGCGCGTCGCGAAGGTTCCCGCGTCGATGGCGCGGTAGTATTCCTGCAGAGTCTTGGCGTTCTGTCCATAATAAGTGCCGAAATGGCTGATCGCCGACATCCCCAATCCGTACATATCCGATCCCGCCCTGGTCGAGTACCCCTGGAAGTTCCGGCGGAGGGTGCCGTTTCGCTGGGCCCGTGCCAGCTCGTCGTCCGGCCTGGCGAAGTGGTCCATTCCGATATAGTCGTATCCCGCCTCGGAGAGCCGCCCGATCGTGGAAAAGAGAAGCTCGAGCTTCGATTCCGGCGAGGGGAGATCTTCCGGCCGGATCACCCTCTGGTGGGGCTTGATGCGGGGAACGTACGCGAAGTTATAGACGGCGATCCGTTCCGGAAACATTCCGCAGACCCTGGAGAGGGTTTTCTCGAACGACGAGGCGGTCTGGAAGGGAAGGCCGTAGATGAGATCGATGTTGAGTCCCGTAAATCCGAGCTCGCGGCTCCAGTCGATGGCCTGGCGGGTGATGAATTCGCTTTGAACGCGGTTCACCGCCTTCTGCACGATCGGGTCGAAGTCCTGCACTCCGACGCTCATGCGGTTGAAGCCGGCTTCCCGGAGCGACAGGAGATGGTCGTACATCAGCTCCCTCGGATCGACCTCGACGCTCACTTCCGCGTCTTCGTCAAACCGGAACGACTTGCGAATGTGCGATCCCAGGTCCCGAA comes from Bacteroidota bacterium and encodes:
- the hemN gene encoding oxygen-independent coproporphyrinogen III oxidase; amino-acid sequence: MNEKVLELIRKYDRPGPRYTSYPPAPVFSAEYGPNEHLSAIQSVESSPQNQDLSLYFHIPFCDTLCYFCGCTTVITHDRGRMEEYIRYLKTEIDLLAARLNPGRRVVQMHWGGGSPTYLTPAQIRDLGSHIRKSFRFDEDAEVSVEVDPRELMYDHLLSLREAGFNRMSVGVQDFDPIVQKAVNRVQSEFITRQAIDWSRELGFTGLNIDLIYGLPFQTASSFEKTLSRVCGMFPERIAVYNFAYVPRIKPHQRVIRPEDLPSPESKLELLFSTIGRLSEAGYDYIGMDHFARPDDELARAQRNGTLRRNFQGYSTRAGSDMYGLGMSAISHFGTYYGQNAKTLQEYYRAIDAGTFATRVGYRMTPDDQLRKSVIMRLMCDLQLDTVRLGKEFEIHFDEYFREALEKLRPLIDDGLVTRTPELLTVTSPGRLFLRNIAMCFDAYLLEDRQRTPLYSRTV